The Chloroflexota bacterium genome window below encodes:
- a CDS encoding rhomboid family intramembrane serine protease yields MQDPYSGYQPERVEYSPNQPVMVQLPSAPVRATWVFMAINVVMFVICILKGMSVMGNARGDAFVLIELGAKWSPLMDMGGEWWRLLTATVLHGGIVHIGFNMYALYALGPTVERFYGSLRFSVIYLIAGIGGAWASYSFGNLTGPSIGASGAIFGLIGCLIGFFLSARSVLGDFARQNLRQMVGTAAINLIIGLSFSSVIDNYAHIGGMLMGLAVGYGLAPRLVYIADWFKPRIEANAPSALRWLSVVGAVGFILVATWFVHNQRMNDATSVALLEELYQAWLNAR; encoded by the coding sequence ATGCAAGATCCCTATTCAGGCTATCAACCTGAGCGTGTTGAATATTCGCCCAACCAACCTGTGATGGTGCAACTGCCCAGTGCGCCAGTACGGGCTACTTGGGTGTTTATGGCGATCAACGTTGTTATGTTTGTGATTTGTATTCTCAAGGGCATGAGCGTGATGGGCAATGCTCGCGGCGATGCCTTTGTCTTGATCGAGCTTGGAGCCAAGTGGTCGCCTTTGATGGATATGGGCGGCGAATGGTGGCGCTTATTGACTGCGACTGTGCTGCACGGCGGGATTGTGCATATTGGCTTTAATATGTATGCCCTGTATGCGCTTGGCCCAACCGTTGAGCGCTTCTATGGTAGCCTGCGGTTTAGCGTGATCTATCTGATTGCGGGGATTGGCGGGGCTTGGGCTTCGTATAGTTTTGGCAATTTGACTGGCCCTTCAATTGGCGCATCGGGGGCAATCTTCGGCCTAATTGGCTGTTTGATTGGCTTTTTCCTGTCGGCTCGCAGCGTCTTGGGTGATTTTGCTCGCCAAAACTTGCGCCAAATGGTCGGCACAGCAGCAATTAACTTGATTATCGGCTTATCGTTTTCGTCGGTGATCGACAATTATGCGCACATTGGCGGGATGCTGATGGGCTTGGCGGTGGGCTATGGTTTGGCTCCACGGCTTGTCTATATTGCCGATTGGTTTAAACCGCGGATTGAGGCCAACGCGCCATCAGCATTGCGCTGGCTGAGCGTGGTTGGTGCGGTTGGCTTTATTCTGGTTGCAACGTGGTTTGTGCATAATCAACGCATGAACGATGCTACAAGCGTTGCGCTCTTAGAAGAACTTTATCAAGCTTGGTTAAATGCCCGTTAG
- the ftsW gene encoding putative lipid II flippase FtsW — MNDRVPRKPDGMLLALVGGLVAFGLVMVYSSSFYVAYAEYGSSVYWVLRQTMWAIAGVGAMIATMRFDYRKLRRFSLPLMLVTLFLLLLVLLLPEHITKVNGASRWINIGPVGMQPSEIAKFAAIIYFADWLSRRGSKIRQFVTGLLPFGIMLGLLAGLVLLQPNMSTTIVIVVISAAILFTSGASLTHLGIAASMTTVVGWLAIQSAGYRALRVLVWQDPFSYPRDGGYQPIHALYALGSGSWTGVGLGQSRQKFFWLPFAHTDAIYAVIGEELGIIGAGLVLAAFVVLAVRGFRIASRSLDPFGALIAVGVTTWLVVQALINIAVVTTVIPFTGITLPFISYGGSSLMMTMIAAGLLLSVTRYAPLKRAEERTNELSIPTIGQLRPRVVAAADAVRRWHGRPRVSGFGGGQRPEEHHRSGSFAVGNSLGGTWRKPADESKRLIAWRKPKQRKNLVSQPINGSTARERIEQRRRNKRQR, encoded by the coding sequence ATGAACGATCGAGTTCCGCGAAAACCTGATGGAATGTTGCTAGCCCTGGTGGGCGGCTTGGTTGCGTTTGGGCTAGTGATGGTCTATAGCTCATCGTTCTATGTGGCCTATGCCGAATATGGCTCATCGGTCTATTGGGTGTTGCGCCAAACCATGTGGGCAATTGCCGGCGTTGGCGCAATGATTGCGACCATGCGCTTTGATTATCGTAAATTGCGGCGTTTTTCGTTGCCCTTAATGCTTGTTACGCTCTTTTTGCTGCTCCTAGTATTGCTATTGCCCGAACATATTACCAAGGTCAATGGTGCTAGTCGCTGGATTAACATTGGCCCAGTTGGGATGCAGCCCAGCGAAATTGCCAAATTTGCAGCGATTATCTATTTTGCCGACTGGCTTTCGCGGCGTGGCTCGAAAATTCGTCAATTTGTCACAGGGCTATTGCCGTTTGGGATTATGCTCGGGCTATTGGCGGGCTTGGTGCTGTTGCAACCAAATATGAGTACCACGATTGTGATTGTGGTGATCAGTGCAGCAATTTTGTTTACCTCAGGTGCAAGTTTGACCCACTTGGGCATCGCCGCCAGTATGACCACGGTGGTTGGTTGGCTGGCGATTCAATCGGCGGGCTATCGGGCTTTGCGGGTGTTGGTCTGGCAAGATCCCTTCAGCTATCCGCGTGATGGTGGCTATCAACCAATCCATGCCTTGTATGCACTTGGCTCAGGCAGCTGGACAGGCGTTGGTTTAGGCCAAAGCCGCCAGAAATTTTTCTGGTTGCCGTTTGCCCATACCGATGCAATTTACGCCGTGATTGGTGAAGAATTAGGCATCATTGGTGCTGGCTTGGTGCTGGCAGCATTTGTCGTGCTGGCAGTGCGCGGTTTCCGCATCGCCTCGCGCTCGCTCGACCCGTTTGGAGCCTTGATTGCCGTAGGCGTGACCACGTGGTTGGTGGTGCAAGCACTGATTAATATCGCCGTTGTGACCACCGTGATTCCATTTACTGGAATTACCCTGCCATTTATTTCGTATGGTGGTTCATCGTTGATGATGACCATGATTGCGGCGGGCTTGCTGCTGAGTGTAACCCGTTATGCGCCGTTGAAACGGGCTGAGGAACGAACCAATGAACTCTCCATCCCCACAATTGGCCAACTCCGACCGCGAGTGGTCGCCGCTGCTGATGCTGTGCGGCGGTGGCACGGGCGGCCACGTGTATCCGGCTTTGGCGGTGGCCAGCGCCCTGAAGAACATCACCGATCCGGCAGCTTTGCCGTCGGCAACTCCCTCGGCGGAACGTGGCGCAAACCAGCCGACGAATCCAAGCGACTTATCGCTTGGCGCAAGCCCAAACAGCGCAAAAACTTGGTCAGCCAGCCAATCAACGGCAGCACCGCCCGCGAACGGATCGAGCAGCGTCGGCGCAATAAACGCCAACGTTAA
- a CDS encoding glycosyltransferase: MGSVDGMEGDLVERESTIPFIGLPAAAMRGRNPLQMLKNAGVLIKGVLAARSLLRRERPAAILGTGGYVCVPLFVAAALERVPTLLYLPDIVPGWAGRVLARLATRIAVTFDDSKRYLPAHKVVETGYPVRGELFNQNKAQCRAIFGLNDQLPVLLVYGGSRGARSINQAVAALLSDLLELAQVVHVCGRNGDEAWLREAQAKLSPELASRYHLYPYLHADAERSMSTAFGAADFALSRAGASTMAELPAAGIGSILVPLTMVKQEYNAAALADRGAAISIPDEAMLGSGEPIQGRLWRELSAVLSSPLRLQTMAQRSASLAQPDAGARLASEWLALARGG, translated from the coding sequence ATTGGCTCGGTTGATGGCATGGAAGGCGATTTGGTTGAGCGCGAAAGCACAATTCCGTTTATTGGCCTGCCTGCTGCGGCCATGCGTGGGCGCAATCCACTGCAAATGCTGAAAAATGCTGGGGTTTTGATCAAAGGAGTGCTTGCTGCTCGCAGCTTGTTGCGACGCGAACGGCCTGCGGCAATTTTGGGCACTGGCGGCTATGTGTGTGTGCCGTTGTTTGTGGCAGCGGCGCTTGAGCGTGTGCCGACCTTGCTTTATTTGCCAGATATTGTGCCAGGCTGGGCTGGGCGGGTGTTGGCCCGTTTAGCCACGCGCATTGCTGTAACCTTTGATGATTCCAAGCGCTATTTGCCTGCGCATAAAGTGGTTGAAACGGGCTATCCGGTGCGTGGCGAGCTGTTTAATCAAAATAAAGCCCAGTGTCGAGCCATATTTGGCCTGAATGATCAATTGCCAGTGCTGTTGGTGTATGGTGGCAGTCGCGGGGCACGATCGATCAATCAGGCGGTTGCCGCGCTCTTAAGCGATCTGTTAGAATTAGCACAGGTCGTGCATGTTTGCGGACGGAATGGTGATGAAGCATGGTTGCGTGAGGCCCAAGCCAAACTCAGCCCTGAGCTAGCCAGCCGTTATCATCTTTACCCCTATCTGCATGCGGATGCTGAACGCTCGATGAGCACAGCGTTTGGCGCAGCAGATTTTGCGTTAAGTCGGGCTGGCGCATCGACGATGGCCGAACTTCCTGCCGCAGGCATTGGATCGATTTTGGTGCCTTTGACCATGGTGAAGCAAGAATATAACGCTGCTGCCCTAGCCGACCGCGGCGCAGCAATTAGCATTCCTGATGAAGCAATGCTAGGCTCTGGAGAGCCAATCCAAGGCCGTTTGTGGCGCGAACTCTCAGCAGTGCTGAGCAGCCCTTTGCGCTTACAAACGATGGCGCAACGCAGTGCCAGCCTTGCCCAACCAGATGCAGGGGCGCGGCTTGCCAGCGAATGGCTGGCGCTTGCCCGAGGAGGCTAA
- the murC gene encoding UDP-N-acetylmuramate--L-alanine ligase, which yields MHTHIVGIGGSGMSSIATLLLERGDQVSGCDRAANAATTRLADHGVSVEIGHSASHVQGIDRLLVTSALPLDHIEIVAAHQVAIPVLTRHDLWREWSAERPTLAVTGTHGKTTTTAMLAVIFKYCGYTPGFLIGADVPALGASAAWGHGPLVLEADEYARTFLALSPAIGIITNLDWDHVDIYPSQAEYDAAFREFATKPSLQQLVLCGDDVGTQRVLADVPAIRCGLAEHNTWRATAVQATPDGMLFEIISPVAEPITVQLAVAGEHNVQNALLALAAAHAYGVDLAAAVAAIAHYQGAARRFEPKGQVGAVRVFDDYAHHPVEIRATLAAARKRFPTQRIVAYFQPHTFSRLEAFLADFQTAFEQADLVRIGAVYGARETSKGDPTAQIVAGMQHPNALAVGDLDQAFEQLLRDVQAGDVVLTLGAGDGVAVGERLVAALR from the coding sequence GTGCATACGCACATTGTTGGAATTGGTGGTTCAGGCATGAGTTCGATTGCGACGCTGCTGCTGGAGCGTGGCGATCAGGTTTCTGGCTGCGATCGGGCGGCTAATGCGGCCACAACCCGCTTGGCTGACCATGGCGTTTCAGTCGAAATTGGCCATAGCGCGAGCCATGTGCAGGGGATTGATCGGCTGTTGGTGACTTCGGCCTTGCCACTTGACCACATTGAGATTGTGGCAGCTCACCAAGTGGCGATTCCGGTGCTGACCCGTCATGATTTATGGCGTGAATGGAGTGCTGAACGCCCAACCCTTGCGGTTACTGGAACCCATGGCAAAACCACCACTACCGCAATGTTGGCGGTTATTTTTAAGTATTGTGGCTATACACCTGGCTTTTTGATCGGAGCCGATGTGCCTGCCTTAGGCGCAAGTGCCGCTTGGGGCCATGGGCCGTTAGTGCTCGAAGCCGATGAGTATGCCCGCACGTTTTTGGCGCTGAGTCCAGCGATTGGCATCATCACCAATCTCGATTGGGATCATGTGGATATTTATCCCAGCCAAGCTGAGTATGATGCAGCCTTTCGTGAATTTGCCACCAAGCCGAGCCTGCAACAGTTGGTGTTGTGCGGCGATGATGTAGGCACGCAACGGGTGCTTGCTGATGTGCCAGCGATTCGTTGTGGTTTGGCTGAGCATAATACTTGGCGAGCAACTGCGGTTCAGGCTACGCCCGATGGCATGCTGTTTGAAATCATCAGCCCGGTTGCCGAGCCAATTACGGTGCAATTAGCGGTTGCTGGTGAGCATAATGTACAAAATGCTTTATTAGCCTTAGCTGCCGCCCATGCCTATGGGGTTGATTTGGCGGCAGCGGTGGCAGCGATTGCCCACTATCAAGGGGCGGCGCGGCGCTTCGAGCCAAAAGGCCAGGTTGGCGCTGTGCGGGTGTTTGACGATTATGCCCATCATCCGGTGGAAATTCGCGCGACCTTGGCGGCAGCCCGCAAGCGCTTTCCGACGCAACGGATTGTGGCCTATTTTCAGCCACACACCTTTAGCCGCTTGGAAGCGTTTCTTGCCGATTTTCAAACTGCTTTTGAGCAGGCGGATCTGGTGCGAATTGGCGCGGTGTATGGGGCACGCGAAACCAGCAAGGGTGACCCAACCGCTCAAATCGTGGCTGGCATGCAGCATCCGAATGCCTTGGCAGTCGGCGATTTAGACCAAGCGTTTGAGCAATTGCTGCGCGATGTGCAGGCTGGCGATGTGGTGCTGACCTTGGGGGCTGGCGATGGGGTTGCGGTTGGCGAGCGGTTGGTGGCGGCGCTGAGGTGA
- a CDS encoding tetratricopeptide repeat protein, whose amino-acid sequence MIADAAYRQFHRDAAERLRQLYAEQTGRPEGLDGIMAWHLALACEWPAAITAALDQAETVIAQHNIADARVWCERALEYLNRLAEDQRANFAIRAYSLAWTVLDWAGNHDDALFYAQQLLTLARAAQSVQIEGGSLVALGRSQRAMRDYSSAEQTLKRALDLARTTNNVPLEAEALLHLGKTEQLQGHHTAAIHLYNAAQARGAVIDDRLTIAKIITSIGDVYRLIGSGQQAADYYSRALEIEEHLPGTLGVAIVHEKLALSYLELNDLDQALRCQAESLMLREKLNDAVGTARAYTVLGVIHHARGDYQTAIESFLKALQYEDRRTPGVGQIMLHNRLGDAYRAQADYGSASTNYNIALTNAQQLGDTVGIALASERLGDLAYEWNDRHDAAKHWHTAFLLRQGLGHYDEQKRLRERLRTIGMQV is encoded by the coding sequence ATGATTGCTGATGCTGCCTATCGCCAATTTCATCGTGATGCGGCAGAGCGCTTGCGTCAACTTTACGCTGAACAAACAGGGCGGCCTGAGGGTTTGGATGGAATTATGGCATGGCATTTAGCATTAGCCTGTGAGTGGCCCGCTGCAATTACTGCCGCACTTGATCAAGCAGAAACTGTGATTGCTCAACATAATATCGCCGATGCGCGAGTTTGGTGCGAACGGGCTTTGGAATATTTGAACCGTTTGGCCGAGGATCAACGCGCCAATTTCGCAATTCGGGCCTACAGCTTGGCTTGGACGGTACTGGATTGGGCGGGCAATCACGATGATGCCTTGTTTTACGCCCAGCAATTGTTGACCTTAGCCCGCGCTGCGCAATCGGTGCAAATTGAGGGTGGTTCATTAGTGGCCTTGGGGCGTTCGCAACGAGCAATGCGCGATTATAGCAGTGCCGAGCAAACGCTCAAACGGGCGCTCGATTTGGCTCGAACGACCAACAATGTGCCGCTTGAGGCCGAAGCTTTGTTGCATCTTGGCAAAACTGAGCAACTCCAAGGCCACCATACCGCAGCAATTCACCTCTATAACGCCGCACAAGCACGCGGAGCGGTGATTGACGATCGGCTAACAATCGCTAAAATTATCACAAGCATTGGCGATGTGTATCGTTTGATTGGTTCCGGCCAACAAGCAGCCGATTACTACTCACGCGCCTTGGAAATCGAGGAACATCTGCCTGGCACGTTGGGCGTGGCGATTGTCCATGAAAAATTGGCGCTTTCGTATCTCGAATTAAACGATTTGGATCAAGCGCTGCGTTGCCAAGCCGAAAGCTTGATGCTGCGCGAAAAATTAAACGATGCGGTTGGCACCGCCCGCGCCTACACCGTGCTTGGGGTGATTCACCATGCACGCGGCGATTATCAAACGGCGATTGAATCGTTTCTCAAAGCCTTGCAATATGAGGATCGGCGCACGCCTGGAGTTGGCCAGATTATGCTGCACAATCGCTTGGGCGATGCCTATCGAGCGCAAGCCGATTATGGCTCGGCCAGCACCAACTACAATATTGCCCTGACTAATGCCCAGCAATTGGGCGATACAGTCGGGATTGCCTTGGCTAGCGAGCGTTTGGGCGATTTGGCCTATGAATGGAATGATCGCCACGATGCGGCCAAGCATTGGCATACAGCCTTTTTATTGCGCCAAGGTCTTGGCCATTACGATGAACAAAAACGCTTGCGTGAACGCTTGCGAACTATAGGAATGCAGGTTTAA
- a CDS encoding UDP-N-acetylmuramate dehydrogenase, translated as MIDLREHELLAPYTAWRIGGPARYFVNVTSPEQQVEAVQWAELQQLPIFMLGGGSNLLMSDVGWNGLVIRNRATGFELYEHGDQLTIHVQAGAPTAGTVRRLAAQGIAGLEWAEGLPGTIGGAIYGNAGCYGGETAKHLQSARLLMPDNQIIEWTAADFQFDYRTSQLKRLAGNRPTTRIPYVLDAVLTAWRDDPVRIASKMAEIADGRKQRTPAGSSCGSVFKNPANTTAGRLIDAAGLKGFRMGAAQIAEKHANYILNLGGATASDILRVAEYAQTEVLKQFGIELELEVRVITSEDQSL; from the coding sequence ATGATCGATCTTCGCGAACATGAGCTACTCGCGCCCTACACAGCTTGGCGCATTGGTGGCCCTGCGCGGTATTTTGTAAACGTTACCAGTCCTGAGCAACAGGTTGAGGCGGTGCAATGGGCCGAGCTTCAGCAATTGCCAATTTTTATGCTGGGCGGCGGCTCGAATTTGCTGATGAGCGATGTAGGCTGGAATGGCTTAGTGATTCGCAATCGTGCGACTGGCTTTGAATTGTATGAACATGGCGATCAACTGACGATTCATGTGCAGGCTGGTGCGCCGACCGCTGGCACAGTGCGTCGCTTGGCGGCTCAGGGTATTGCTGGCCTCGAATGGGCCGAAGGTTTGCCTGGCACAATCGGCGGGGCAATTTATGGTAACGCTGGTTGTTATGGTGGCGAAACCGCCAAACACTTGCAATCAGCCCGTTTATTAATGCCCGATAACCAGATTATCGAGTGGACGGCGGCTGATTTTCAATTCGACTATCGCACCAGCCAACTCAAACGACTGGCAGGCAATCGCCCAACCACGCGCATTCCCTATGTGCTCGATGCAGTCTTGACTGCTTGGCGCGATGATCCTGTGCGGATCGCCAGCAAAATGGCCGAGATTGCTGATGGTCGTAAGCAACGCACGCCAGCTGGCTCGTCGTGTGGCTCGGTGTTTAAAAACCCTGCCAATACCACGGCTGGCCGTTTGATCGATGCTGCTGGTTTGAAAGGTTTTCGCATGGGTGCGGCTCAAATTGCCGAAAAACATGCCAACTATATCTTGAATTTGGGTGGGGCGACGGCTAGCGATATTTTGCGGGTAGCCGAATATGCCCAAACCGAAGTGCTCAAACAATTTGGGATCGAACTCGAATTAGAAGTTCGCGTGATCACCAGTGAGGATCAATCGTTATGA
- a CDS encoding D-alanine--D-alanine ligase — protein MTKRRVGIVFGGKSGEHEVSLKSARAVMNALDPEKYTVIPIGITRNGQWLSGGDPLLALEQQADQKMLGRAPQAGVVSETAIVQSAGSLPEQTNVAALDVIIPVLHGPFGEDGTIQGVFEFANLPYVGCGVLAASVGMDKGLMKSAFAAAGLPQVPWQLVLRRDWQTQPEALYERLEAHLHYPMFVKPANLGSSVGISKVSNRAELAVGMAEAAGYDRRIVVEQGINAREIEVAILGNDDPKPSVPGEVLPANDFYDYADKYLEGQTQFAIPAELDAATSQQLREMAVTAFKAIDGAGLARVDFFVERETGAIYINEINTFPGFTAMSQYPKLWEATGLGYSELLDRLIDLAIERYHERGR, from the coding sequence ATGACAAAACGGCGGGTTGGAATTGTTTTTGGCGGGAAATCGGGCGAGCACGAAGTATCGTTAAAATCGGCGCGGGCCGTGATGAATGCGCTTGATCCTGAAAAATACACCGTGATTCCGATTGGTATCACCCGTAATGGCCAATGGCTCAGCGGCGGTGATCCGTTGTTGGCCTTGGAGCAACAGGCCGACCAAAAGATGCTTGGCCGTGCACCGCAAGCTGGGGTCGTCAGCGAAACAGCAATTGTGCAAAGTGCTGGCAGTTTGCCCGAACAAACCAATGTTGCGGCCTTAGATGTGATTATTCCAGTCTTGCATGGCCCATTTGGCGAGGATGGCACGATTCAAGGGGTGTTTGAGTTCGCCAATCTGCCCTATGTTGGCTGTGGGGTTTTGGCGGCTTCAGTTGGGATGGATAAAGGCTTGATGAAATCGGCGTTTGCCGCCGCTGGCTTGCCCCAAGTACCATGGCAGTTGGTTTTGCGCCGCGATTGGCAAACCCAGCCCGAAGCTCTCTACGAGCGACTTGAAGCTCATTTGCACTATCCAATGTTTGTCAAACCAGCCAACTTAGGCAGCAGCGTCGGTATTAGCAAAGTCAGCAATCGCGCTGAATTGGCGGTTGGCATGGCCGAGGCCGCTGGCTACGATCGGCGAATTGTGGTCGAGCAAGGCATCAATGCCCGCGAAATTGAAGTCGCAATTTTGGGCAACGATGATCCCAAGCCCTCAGTGCCAGGCGAAGTGCTGCCTGCCAACGATTTTTACGATTATGCCGATAAATATCTTGAAGGCCAAACCCAATTTGCAATTCCGGCGGAGCTTGATGCTGCGACCAGCCAACAACTGCGCGAAATGGCAGTTACCGCCTTCAAAGCGATTGACGGGGCTGGCTTGGCGCGGGTCGATTTCTTTGTCGAGCGCGAAACTGGCGCGATCTATATCAACGAAATTAATACCTTCCCTGGTTTTACGGCGATGAGCCAATATCCCAAATTGTGGGAAGCCACGGGCCTTGGCTATAGCGAATTACTTGATCGGCTGATCGATTTGGCGATTGAGCGTTATCACGAGCGAGGCCGATGA
- a CDS encoding FtsQ-type POTRA domain-containing protein produces the protein MSNPRRSSRLISRKPRGRAPLGVRTTTPMVRPTARTILRSMLLNGKLVALGLLLLGIGCLIVVFRSPAFVVGELEIEGNRSVDAATISQLADLQGISIWDIDPAEVAARISQNPYVATASVQLRIPARVLVRVQERQAAVVWNMGGTNYEVTAGGEVLGLATSITTATLVIYDTRTIPISAGSYIDTDALNLAQTLYLRIPKELGWQPTRYEWDPYYGLSVYNDTNQAVFGRLAEQQVSLDLKLATLQQVQASNTAWTFIDLRPEKPYYRPQATPTPTAGSQ, from the coding sequence ATGAGTAATCCACGCCGCTCAAGCCGCTTGATTAGCCGCAAACCGCGCGGGCGTGCACCGCTGGGCGTGCGTACCACCACGCCGATGGTGCGCCCAACTGCGCGAACCATTCTGCGCAGCATGCTCTTAAATGGCAAATTAGTGGCTTTGGGATTGTTGTTGCTTGGTATCGGTTGTTTGATTGTGGTCTTTCGTTCGCCAGCCTTTGTGGTTGGCGAATTGGAGATCGAGGGCAATCGCTCGGTTGATGCCGCCACGATCAGCCAACTAGCTGACCTGCAAGGCATCTCGATTTGGGATATTGATCCGGCAGAAGTGGCCGCGCGAATTAGCCAAAATCCCTATGTGGCCACGGCCAGCGTGCAATTGCGGATTCCCGCCCGCGTGTTGGTGCGGGTGCAAGAGCGTCAGGCAGCAGTGGTTTGGAATATGGGTGGTACAAATTACGAAGTGACGGCAGGTGGCGAAGTGTTAGGCTTGGCTACTTCGATTACCACGGCAACCTTAGTGATTTACGATACCCGCACGATTCCCATTTCGGCGGGGAGCTACATCGACACTGATGCGCTGAATTTGGCCCAAACGCTGTATTTGCGCATTCCCAAAGAGCTTGGTTGGCAACCGACGCGCTACGAATGGGACCCATACTATGGGCTTTCGGTTTACAATGATACCAATCAAGCGGTATTTGGGCGGTTGGCTGAACAGCAGGTGAGCCTTGATTTGAAACTTGCAACGTTGCAACAAGTTCAAGCAAGCAACACTGCATGGACATTTATCGATTTACGACCAGAAAAACCCTACTATCGACCGCAGGCGACTCCAACGCCAACGGCAGGATCGCAATAA
- a CDS encoding small basic family protein gives MEQRQAMWIPLAGLGVGVAIGLVSGLTIPSQFARYTAVAVLSALDSIVGATRATIEKRYRNRIFISGLIGNTVLAVVLAFLGERLGIDLYLAAVVAFGVRLFENASRIRQHLVG, from the coding sequence GTGGAGCAGCGACAAGCTATGTGGATTCCGCTGGCGGGGCTTGGAGTCGGGGTGGCGATTGGACTTGTTTCCGGCCTGACAATCCCCTCGCAATTTGCCCGTTACACAGCGGTGGCAGTTTTATCGGCGCTTGATTCGATTGTTGGGGCAACCCGGGCAACAATCGAAAAACGCTATCGGAATCGGATTTTTATTTCGGGATTAATTGGCAACACTGTATTGGCGGTCGTGCTGGCGTTTCTTGGTGAGCGGTTAGGCATTGACCTCTATTTGGCGGCAGTGGTGGCCTTTGGTGTCCGTTTGTTTGAAAATGCCAGTCGCATTCGACAACACCTGGTTGGCTAG
- the ftsA gene encoding cell division protein FtsA — MNRTIVGIDVGTTKICTLVAEVHDTGKVNILGVGLTPSKGLDRGVVVNIDEAVSAIATSVEKAERLSGYRIGTAFVGIAGRHISSVNSRGVVAISRPDHEISRTDVARAVEAAQAIAIPTQREVIHVIPRAYIVDGHEGIRDPVGMAGYRLEVETHIVTGEVMAIQNLIKSVERAGVGIDDLVLQPLASGEAVLSEEDKSRGVVLVDIGGGTTDIAIFIGGGIWHTVVLPIGGAHFTNDLVYVLHTPHNTAEYLKLRYGKVTDIDSHDPDDDLIDTDGFSPGEHQQVSRIELNEILQARAEQLIDMIGNEIRRSGYEGLLPAGIVLTGGSAQLPGLDEMARQLLGMPVRIGIPTNLTGLAEAIDAPPYATAVGLVRWGLRHGMGSVGGHAASQPATTNWKQTYDRFKMWLREFLP, encoded by the coding sequence ATGAATCGCACCATTGTCGGTATTGATGTCGGTACAACCAAAATATGTACTTTGGTTGCTGAAGTTCACGATACAGGCAAAGTGAATATTTTAGGGGTTGGCCTCACGCCTTCCAAAGGTCTTGATCGCGGTGTTGTGGTCAATATCGACGAGGCAGTTAGCGCGATTGCAACTTCGGTTGAAAAGGCCGAACGGCTTTCGGGCTATCGCATTGGCACTGCCTTTGTCGGGATTGCGGGCCGCCATATTTCCTCAGTGAATAGTCGTGGGGTGGTTGCCATCTCACGGCCTGATCATGAAATTTCGCGCACAGACGTTGCCCGCGCTGTCGAAGCCGCCCAAGCGATTGCCATCCCAACCCAACGTGAAGTGATCCATGTGATTCCACGGGCCTATATCGTTGATGGCCATGAGGGCATTCGCGACCCAGTGGGTATGGCAGGCTATCGGCTTGAAGTTGAAACGCATATCGTTACTGGCGAAGTAATGGCGATTCAAAACTTAATCAAGAGTGTTGAACGGGCTGGGGTCGGCATCGACGACCTGGTGCTGCAACCCTTAGCCTCAGGCGAGGCGGTGCTAAGCGAAGAAGATAAAAGCCGTGGGGTTGTGCTCGTTGATATTGGTGGTGGCACAACCGACATTGCGATTTTTATTGGTGGTGGCATTTGGCACACCGTGGTGTTGCCAATTGGCGGAGCACATTTCACCAATGATTTGGTCTATGTGCTGCATACACCGCATAACACCGCCGAATATCTCAAATTGCGCTATGGCAAAGTAACCGATATCGACAGCCATGACCCTGATGATGATCTGATCGATACCGATGGCTTTTCGCCAGGCGAACATCAACAAGTCTCGCGGATTGAATTGAATGAAATTCTGCAAGCGCGAGCCGAACAACTGATCGACATGATTGGCAATGAAATCCGTCGTTCTGGCTATGAAGGCCTACTGCCTGCGGGGATTGTCCTGACAGGTGGCTCGGCTCAATTGCCTGGCTTAGATGAGATGGCACGCCAACTTTTAGGGATGCCAGTGCGCATTGGCATTCCAACGAATTTGACTGGATTAGCTGAAGCAATAGATGCACCACCCTATGCCACGGCTGTGGGGCTTGTCCGTTGGGGCTTGCGTCATGGAATGGGCAGCGTTGGCGGCCATGCTGCGAGCCAACCAGCAACGACCAACTGGAAACAAACCTACGACCGCTTCAAAATGTGGTTACGGGAATTTTTACCCTAA